The following proteins are encoded in a genomic region of Streptomyces collinus Tu 365:
- the efeU gene encoding iron uptake transporter permease EfeU gives MFSNYLIGLREGLEASLVVCILIAYLVKTGRRDALKPIWIGIGIAVAIAMGFGCALEFGSQELTFEAQEALGGSLSVIAVGLVTWMVFWMRRTARHLRSELHGKLDAALAMGTGALVATAFLAVGREGLETALFVWASVHAASDGTPRPLVGVALGLATAVLLGWLFYRGALKINLAKFFTWTGGMLVVVAAGVLAYGFHDLQEANWIPGIADLAFDISGTIPPDSWYGTLLKGVFNFQPDPTVVQLAVWALYLVPTLAVFLVTPEFLARLKGGGRSTAAPAAEERVPAAE, from the coding sequence GTGTTCTCCAACTACCTGATCGGCCTGCGCGAGGGCCTGGAAGCCAGCCTCGTCGTCTGCATCCTGATCGCCTACCTGGTCAAGACCGGCCGCAGGGACGCCCTGAAGCCGATCTGGATCGGCATCGGCATCGCCGTCGCCATCGCCATGGGCTTCGGCTGCGCCCTGGAGTTCGGCTCCCAGGAGCTCACCTTCGAGGCGCAGGAGGCGCTCGGCGGCTCGCTGTCCGTCATCGCCGTCGGCCTGGTGACCTGGATGGTGTTCTGGATGCGGCGCACCGCCCGGCACCTGAGGTCCGAACTGCACGGCAAACTGGACGCGGCCCTCGCCATGGGCACCGGCGCGCTGGTCGCCACCGCGTTCCTGGCCGTCGGCCGGGAGGGCCTGGAGACCGCCCTGTTCGTGTGGGCCTCGGTGCACGCCGCCTCCGACGGCACCCCGCGCCCGCTGGTCGGCGTGGCCCTCGGCCTGGCCACGGCCGTCCTGCTCGGCTGGCTGTTCTACCGCGGCGCCCTGAAGATCAACCTGGCCAAGTTCTTCACCTGGACCGGCGGGATGCTGGTGGTGGTCGCGGCGGGCGTGCTGGCGTACGGCTTCCACGACCTCCAGGAGGCCAACTGGATCCCGGGCATCGCCGACCTGGCCTTCGACATCAGCGGCACGATCCCGCCGGACAGCTGGTACGGCACCCTGCTCAAGGGCGTCTTCAACTTCCAGCCCGACCCGACCGTCGTGCAGCTGGCGGTGTGGGCGCTCTACCTGGTGCCGACCCTGGCCGTCTTCCTGGTCACGCCCGAGTTCCTCGCCCGGCTCAAGGGCGGCGGGCGGAGCACGGCCGCTCCGGCGGCCGAGGAGCGGGTCCCGGCCGCCGAGTGA
- a CDS encoding heme oxygenase (biliverdin-producing) — protein sequence MESFSTVIRTASHEQHVEAETSTFMGDLLGGRLGVAAFARYTEQLWFVYEALESTAGRLAADPVAGPFVRPELLRMPALERDLAHLRGPGWRSTLSALPATRAYADRVRECAEGWPGGYVAHHYTRYLGDLSGGQVIRDRAERTWGFARKGDGVRFYVFEDIANPAAFKRGYRELLDAVEADELERQRIVAECRRAFDLNTGVFRALGAEFPLSA from the coding sequence ATGGAGTCGTTCTCGACCGTGATCCGCACGGCGTCCCACGAGCAGCACGTGGAGGCGGAGACCTCGACGTTCATGGGCGACCTGCTCGGCGGCCGGCTCGGCGTGGCCGCGTTCGCCCGCTACACCGAGCAGCTGTGGTTCGTCTACGAGGCCCTGGAGAGCACCGCCGGGCGGCTGGCGGCGGACCCGGTGGCCGGGCCCTTCGTCCGGCCGGAACTGCTGCGAATGCCCGCGCTGGAGCGGGACCTGGCGCACCTGCGGGGTCCGGGGTGGCGCTCGACGCTGTCCGCCCTGCCCGCGACCCGTGCGTACGCCGACCGGGTCCGGGAGTGCGCCGAGGGCTGGCCCGGCGGGTACGTCGCCCACCACTACACCCGCTACCTGGGCGACCTCTCCGGCGGCCAGGTCATCCGGGACCGCGCGGAGCGCACCTGGGGCTTCGCACGCAAGGGCGACGGCGTCCGCTTCTACGTCTTCGAGGACATAGCCAACCCGGCCGCGTTCAAGCGCGGTTACCGCGAACTGCTGGACGCCGTCGAGGCGGACGAGCTGGAGCGGCAGCGGATCGTGGCGGAGTGCCGCCGGGCGTTCGACCTGAACACCGGGGTCTTCCGCGCCCTGGGCGCGGAGTTCCCGCTGAGCGCGTAG
- the efeB gene encoding iron uptake transporter deferrochelatase/peroxidase subunit yields MTETQDTTTASPAGSPSRRALIGWGGAGLALGAVAAGGAVAATRAGDDADPAAAEAGGAVAFHGAHQAGIATPVQDRLHFAAFDVKTDDRAEFVRMLKDWTAAARRMTAGHAVGEGAYGGLAEAPPDDTGEALGLAPSRLTLTIGFGPSLFERFGLAGKRPAALVDLPRFAGDNLDRTRTGGDLCIQACADDPQVAVHAIRNLARIGFGKVAIRWSQLGFGKTSSTTPDAQTPRNLMGFKDGTRNIAGTETDRLKKFVWVGDGDGGKGESWMTGGSYLVARRIRMNIETWDRTSLQEQEDVFGRDKGEGAPVGRAKEHDKPFLKAMKPDAHVRLAHPDSNNGITILRRGYSFTDGTDGLGRLDAGLFFLAYQRDVRKGFIPLQRQLSAKDALNEYIQHVGSAVFAVPPGVRDKDDWWGRTLFSEEA; encoded by the coding sequence ATGACCGAGACCCAGGACACCACCACCGCCTCCCCCGCGGGCTCCCCGTCCCGCCGTGCGCTGATCGGCTGGGGCGGTGCCGGGCTCGCGCTCGGTGCCGTCGCGGCCGGCGGTGCCGTGGCCGCGACCCGGGCCGGTGACGACGCCGACCCCGCCGCCGCCGAGGCGGGCGGTGCCGTCGCGTTCCACGGCGCCCATCAGGCGGGCATCGCCACCCCGGTCCAGGACCGGCTGCACTTCGCCGCGTTCGACGTGAAGACCGACGACCGCGCCGAGTTCGTGCGGATGCTGAAGGACTGGACGGCCGCCGCCCGCCGGATGACCGCCGGTCACGCGGTCGGCGAGGGCGCGTACGGCGGACTGGCCGAGGCACCGCCGGACGACACCGGCGAGGCCCTGGGGCTCGCCCCCTCCCGGCTGACGCTGACGATCGGGTTCGGACCGTCCCTGTTCGAGCGGTTCGGGCTGGCCGGCAAGCGGCCCGCGGCCCTGGTCGACCTGCCCAGGTTCGCGGGCGACAACCTCGACCGGACCCGCACCGGCGGCGACCTGTGCATCCAGGCCTGCGCGGACGACCCCCAGGTCGCCGTGCACGCCATCCGCAACCTGGCCCGCATCGGCTTCGGCAAGGTCGCCATCCGCTGGTCCCAGCTCGGCTTCGGCAAGACGTCCTCCACCACCCCGGACGCCCAGACGCCCCGCAACCTGATGGGCTTCAAGGACGGCACCCGCAACATCGCGGGCACCGAGACGGACCGGCTGAAGAAGTTCGTGTGGGTCGGCGACGGCGACGGCGGCAAGGGCGAGTCCTGGATGACCGGCGGGTCCTACCTGGTCGCCCGCCGCATCCGGATGAACATCGAGACCTGGGACCGGACCTCGCTGCAGGAGCAGGAGGACGTCTTCGGCCGCGACAAGGGCGAGGGCGCCCCGGTCGGCAGGGCCAAGGAGCACGACAAGCCGTTCCTGAAGGCGATGAAGCCGGACGCGCACGTGCGGCTCGCGCACCCCGACTCCAACAACGGGATCACCATCCTGCGCCGGGGCTACTCCTTCACGGACGGCACGGACGGCCTCGGCCGCCTCGACGCGGGCCTGTTCTTCCTGGCCTACCAGCGCGACGTCCGCAAGGGATTCATCCCGCTGCAGCGGCAGCTGTCGGCGAAAGACGCGCTCAACGAGTACATCCAGCACGTGGGTTCGGCGGTCTTCGCGGTCCCGCCCGGCGTCCGGGACAAGGACGACTGGTGGGGCCGGACGCTGTTCTCCGAGGAGGCGTGA
- a CDS encoding bifunctional DNA primase/polymerase, with product MSATFGGRSGRQGRLSQWLLGRRPKETADDTGGREALLLSAAAAGLPLAPAAHPGAGYGCSCDRVGCPTPARHPVSFAWQTQSTTDRGQIERWARHQPEANFITATGMTHDVLDVPLEAGREALDRLLGAGVEVGPVAESDDGRMLFFTLTRGTPEDEDEWWPCELDCHPETMDEHPGLRWHCRGSYVLVPPARLPGEDRGVHWVRGPEQPLPDPLSLLEALTDACARHVGTEAGRAGAAWPPRH from the coding sequence ATGAGCGCGACGTTCGGCGGCCGGTCCGGCCGGCAGGGCAGACTCTCCCAGTGGCTGCTCGGCCGCCGCCCGAAGGAGACCGCCGACGACACCGGCGGCCGTGAGGCCCTGCTGCTCTCCGCCGCAGCGGCCGGACTGCCGCTGGCCCCCGCCGCGCACCCCGGTGCGGGCTACGGCTGCTCCTGCGACCGCGTCGGCTGCCCGACCCCGGCCCGGCACCCGGTGTCGTTCGCCTGGCAGACCCAGTCCACGACGGACCGCGGGCAGATCGAGCGCTGGGCCCGGCACCAACCGGAGGCCAACTTCATCACCGCCACCGGCATGACGCACGACGTCCTGGACGTGCCCCTGGAGGCCGGCCGGGAGGCGCTCGACCGGCTGCTCGGGGCCGGCGTCGAGGTCGGCCCGGTCGCCGAGAGCGACGACGGCCGCATGCTGTTCTTCACCCTCACCCGCGGCACCCCCGAGGACGAGGACGAGTGGTGGCCCTGCGAGCTGGACTGCCACCCCGAGACCATGGACGAGCACCCCGGTCTTCGCTGGCACTGCCGCGGCTCCTACGTCCTCGTGCCGCCCGCCCGGCTGCCGGGTGAGGACCGCGGGGTGCACTGGGTGCGCGGCCCGGAGCAGCCGCTGCCCGACCCGCTGAGCCTGCTGGAGGCGCTCACGGACGCCTGCGCCCGGCACGTCGGCACGGAGGCCGGCCGGGCGGGCGCCGCCTGGCCCCCGCGGCACTGA
- a CDS encoding small ribosomal subunit Rsm22 family protein: MNAPASPAEALRGTLAELLAGLPPSQAASAVERLIAKYRGDTPTHAPILRDRADVAAYAAYRMPATFEAVRSALEAFARAVPGWTPEGHVDVGGGTGAATWAVTETWPGERDVTVLDWAEPALALGREIAAANPDLRGARWQRARIGSSLTLEPTDLVTVSYVLNELAEADRAALVDAAAAAAPSVVIVEAGTPAGYARVIEARDRLVAAGFRVAAPCPHSAACPIVPGTDWCHFSARVSRSSLHRQVKGGSLAYEDEKFSYVAATRLPAAPAPARVVRRPQIRKGQVLLDLCETDQRLSRTTVTKRHGGLYRAARDADWGDPWPPPDEPA, translated from the coding sequence GTGAACGCCCCCGCCTCGCCCGCCGAAGCCCTCCGCGGCACCCTCGCGGAACTGCTCGCCGGTCTTCCGCCCAGCCAGGCCGCCTCAGCCGTGGAACGGCTGATCGCCAAGTACCGGGGCGACACCCCCACCCACGCCCCCATCCTCCGTGACCGCGCCGACGTCGCCGCCTACGCCGCCTACCGCATGCCGGCCACCTTCGAGGCGGTCCGCTCCGCGCTGGAGGCGTTCGCACGGGCCGTGCCCGGCTGGACGCCCGAGGGCCATGTCGACGTCGGCGGCGGTACCGGCGCCGCCACCTGGGCCGTCACGGAGACCTGGCCCGGCGAACGCGACGTGACCGTGCTGGACTGGGCCGAGCCCGCGCTCGCCCTCGGCCGGGAGATCGCCGCCGCCAACCCGGACCTGCGCGGCGCCCGCTGGCAGCGGGCCCGGATCGGCTCCTCGCTCACCCTGGAGCCCACCGACCTCGTGACGGTGTCGTACGTCCTCAACGAACTCGCCGAGGCCGACCGCGCCGCCCTCGTGGACGCCGCCGCGGCGGCCGCCCCGTCGGTCGTGATCGTGGAGGCCGGCACCCCCGCGGGCTACGCCCGGGTCATCGAGGCCCGCGACCGGCTGGTCGCGGCCGGGTTCCGGGTCGCCGCCCCCTGCCCGCACAGCGCCGCCTGCCCCATCGTCCCCGGCACCGACTGGTGCCACTTCTCCGCCCGGGTCAGCCGTTCCTCCCTGCACCGCCAGGTCAAGGGCGGCTCCCTCGCCTACGAGGACGAGAAGTTCAGCTACGTCGCCGCCACCCGGCTGCCCGCGGCACCGGCACCCGCCCGCGTCGTGCGGCGCCCGCAGATCCGCAAGGGCCAGGTGCTCCTCGACCTGTGCGAGACCGACCAGCGGCTGAGCCGTACGACGGTCACCAAGCGCCACGGCGGCCTCTACCGGGCCGCCCGGGACGCCGACTGGGGCGACCCCTGGCCGCCGCCGGACGAGCCCGCCTGA
- a CDS encoding PhzF family phenazine biosynthesis protein, whose amino-acid sequence MTDYDVLRVFCAPNGGYGNELGVVRDGSVLPGRDDRQELAAKLGFSETVFVDDPERGVIDIYTPTLRLPFAGHPCVGTAWLLDVPELVTPAGEVGARLDGEFSWIEARAEWVPPRTLRQFATAAEVDALTVPPPGAWLYAWAWEDEAAGRVRARAFPGRDDGIEEDEATGAAALLLTDRLGRALNITQGRGSQILTAPQPNGWVEIGGRVLLER is encoded by the coding sequence GTGACTGATTACGACGTACTCCGCGTCTTCTGCGCGCCGAACGGCGGCTACGGCAACGAACTCGGTGTCGTGCGGGACGGCTCGGTGCTGCCCGGGCGGGACGACCGGCAGGAGCTCGCCGCGAAGCTCGGGTTCAGCGAGACCGTGTTCGTGGACGACCCCGAGCGCGGAGTGATCGACATCTACACGCCCACCCTGCGGCTGCCCTTCGCCGGCCACCCCTGCGTGGGCACGGCCTGGCTGCTGGACGTGCCCGAACTGGTCACGCCCGCCGGGGAGGTCGGCGCCCGCCTCGACGGCGAGTTCAGCTGGATCGAGGCCCGCGCGGAGTGGGTGCCGCCCCGCACCCTGCGCCAGTTCGCCACCGCCGCCGAGGTCGACGCCCTGACCGTCCCGCCGCCCGGCGCGTGGCTGTACGCCTGGGCCTGGGAGGACGAGGCGGCCGGCCGGGTCCGCGCCCGCGCCTTCCCCGGCCGCGACGACGGCATCGAGGAGGACGAGGCGACCGGCGCCGCGGCGCTGCTCCTGACCGACCGGCTCGGCCGCGCCCTGAACATCACCCAGGGCAGGGGCTCGCAGATCCTGACCGCACCGCAGCCGAACGGCTGGGTGGAGATCGGCGGCCGCGTCCTCCTGGAGCGCTAG
- the efeO gene encoding iron uptake system protein EfeO: MRAVRLTVTAATAVAALTALSACTAKSDAADGDAIRVTAADATCETSTKSVPAGQVTLKIENKGSKATEVEILFPDDRIVSEKENIGPGTKYTLTAEVKAGAYEIACRPGMKGHGVRQKLTVTGGGATAGRDPRLDKAVADYRQYAQDQADRTLPLVGTFVKAVKDGDLAAARKAYAPSRLGWERTEPVAESFGDIDPKVDVREDGLEDGQKWTGWHRLEKALWADKKIGAEEKTLADRLVTDLKDWQERVGKAEITPSSMANGAKELLDEVATGKVTGEEERYSHTDLVDFKGNVEGAQKAYDLLKPVASKNDPALAKELDKQFTALDTLLDKYRSDKNSYDFVSYDKLTKDQTKELSDAVNALAEPLSKLAAAVVK, translated from the coding sequence ATGCGAGCCGTCCGACTGACCGTCACCGCCGCCACCGCCGTGGCCGCCCTGACCGCCCTCTCGGCCTGCACCGCGAAGAGCGACGCCGCCGACGGCGACGCGATCCGGGTGACCGCGGCCGACGCCACGTGCGAGACCTCCACCAAGTCGGTACCGGCCGGGCAGGTCACGCTGAAGATAGAGAACAAGGGCTCGAAGGCCACCGAGGTCGAGATCCTGTTCCCGGACGACCGGATCGTCTCCGAGAAGGAGAACATCGGCCCCGGCACCAAGTACACGCTGACCGCCGAGGTGAAGGCCGGCGCCTACGAGATCGCCTGCCGCCCCGGCATGAAGGGCCACGGCGTCCGGCAGAAGCTCACCGTGACCGGCGGCGGCGCGACCGCCGGGCGCGACCCGCGGCTCGACAAGGCCGTCGCCGACTACCGCCAGTACGCGCAGGACCAGGCCGACCGGACGCTGCCGCTCGTCGGGACCTTCGTGAAGGCCGTCAAGGACGGCGACCTGGCGGCCGCCAGGAAGGCGTACGCGCCCTCGCGCCTCGGCTGGGAGCGCACCGAGCCGGTCGCCGAGTCCTTCGGCGACATCGACCCCAAGGTCGACGTCCGCGAGGACGGCCTGGAGGACGGCCAGAAGTGGACCGGCTGGCACCGTCTGGAGAAGGCCCTGTGGGCCGACAAGAAGATCGGTGCCGAGGAGAAGACCCTCGCCGACCGGCTGGTCACCGACCTGAAGGACTGGCAGGAGCGGGTCGGCAAGGCCGAGATCACCCCCTCGTCCATGGCCAACGGCGCCAAGGAGCTGCTCGACGAGGTCGCCACCGGCAAGGTCACCGGTGAGGAGGAGCGCTACTCGCACACCGACCTGGTCGACTTCAAGGGCAACGTCGAGGGCGCGCAGAAGGCGTACGACCTGCTCAAGCCGGTCGCCTCGAAGAACGACCCGGCGCTGGCCAAGGAGCTGGACAAGCAGTTCACCGCGCTCGACACGCTGCTCGACAAGTACCGCTCCGACAAGAACTCCTACGACTTCGTCTCCTACGACAAGCTCACCAAGGACCAGACCAAGGAGCTGTCGGACGCGGTCAACGCCCTCGCGGAGCCGCTGTCCAAGCTCGCCGCCGCGGTCGTGAAGTAG
- a CDS encoding serine hydrolase domain-containing protein, with translation MPSLEHTYGFGGGAELSAPRLRAGTPERAGLDPVQLRHLAEEVHALTAGARPWAAGAVALAGRGPVIAVAEASGWAVRHAHYDPDTGTGVELPPAERVPVTVDTPFDLASLTKLFTAVAAVQQIERGTLGMDARVGAYLPEFTAAAEHGITVRQLLTHTSGLRPELPLYDCPDDTARLALLRAEAPIAAPGTHLYSDLNMLLLQFVLERITGRTLDVLIADGITRPLGMTATAFGPCPGAAATEDQRRPWAKADRGMLRGAVHDENAWALGGVAGHAGLFSTAYDLAVFARTLLAGGGYGPARVLGPDFVELLLTPPGLGFAVDQPWFMGELAGRGAAGHTGFTGTSLVLDPATDTFLVLLANTVHPRRRAPDSRPRAALATYLARAVI, from the coding sequence GTGCCGTCCCTGGAACACACGTACGGATTCGGAGGGGGAGCAGAACTGAGCGCACCGCGACTGCGCGCCGGCACACCCGAGCGCGCCGGGCTCGACCCCGTCCAGCTCCGCCACCTGGCCGAGGAGGTGCACGCCCTCACCGCCGGAGCCCGCCCCTGGGCCGCCGGTGCCGTCGCGCTGGCCGGGCGCGGCCCGGTGATCGCCGTCGCCGAGGCTTCGGGCTGGGCCGTGCGCCACGCCCACTACGACCCCGACACCGGCACCGGCGTGGAACTGCCGCCCGCCGAGCGGGTGCCGGTCACCGTCGACACGCCCTTCGACCTGGCCTCGCTCACCAAGCTGTTCACGGCCGTCGCCGCCGTTCAGCAGATCGAGCGCGGCACCCTCGGCATGGACGCCCGCGTCGGCGCCTACCTGCCCGAGTTCACCGCGGCCGCCGAACACGGCATCACCGTACGGCAGCTGCTCACCCACACCTCCGGGCTGCGCCCCGAACTCCCGCTGTACGACTGCCCGGACGACACCGCCCGGCTCGCCCTGCTGCGCGCCGAGGCGCCGATCGCCGCGCCCGGCACCCACCTCTACTCGGACCTGAACATGCTGCTGCTCCAGTTCGTGCTGGAGCGGATCACCGGCCGCACCCTCGACGTGCTGATCGCGGACGGCATCACCCGCCCGCTCGGCATGACCGCGACCGCCTTCGGCCCCTGCCCCGGTGCCGCGGCCACCGAGGACCAGCGGCGGCCGTGGGCCAAGGCGGACCGGGGGATGCTGCGCGGCGCGGTCCACGACGAGAACGCCTGGGCGCTCGGCGGCGTGGCGGGGCACGCGGGCCTCTTCTCCACCGCGTACGACCTCGCGGTCTTCGCCCGCACCCTGCTGGCCGGCGGCGGGTACGGGCCCGCCCGCGTCCTCGGCCCCGACTTCGTCGAGCTGCTGCTGACCCCGCCGGGCCTGGGCTTCGCCGTGGACCAGCCGTGGTTCATGGGCGAACTCGCGGGCCGGGGCGCGGCCGGGCACACCGGCTTCACCGGCACCTCACTGGTCCTGGACCCGGCGACGGACACCTTCCTGGTCCTGCTGGCCAACACCGTCCACCCCCGTCGCCGCGCCCCCGACAGCCGCCCGAGGGCCGCACTCGCCACCTACCTGGCACGAGCGGTGATCTGA
- the map gene encoding type I methionyl aminopeptidase: MSAQSLLVPGELSPTRPVPGNIRRPEYVGKPAPAPYTGPEVQTPETVEAMRVAGRIAAQAMEEAAKIIAPGVTTDQLDQVAHAYMCDHGAYPSTLGYRGFPKSLCTSVNEVICHGIPDSTVLRDGDIVNLDVTAYIGGVHGDNNATYLVGDVDEESRLLVERTRESLNRAIKAVRPGRQINVIGRVIESYAKRFGYGVVRDFTGHGISSSFHSGLIIPHYDSPHATTVMQPGMTFTIEPMLTLGSHEYDMWDDGWTVVTKDRRRTAQFEHTLVVTETGADILTLP, from the coding sequence ATGTCCGCCCAGTCGCTGCTCGTACCAGGGGAACTCTCCCCCACCCGCCCGGTACCCGGGAACATCCGCCGCCCCGAGTACGTCGGCAAGCCCGCGCCGGCGCCGTACACCGGTCCGGAGGTGCAGACCCCGGAGACCGTCGAGGCGATGCGCGTCGCCGGCCGCATCGCCGCGCAGGCGATGGAGGAGGCCGCGAAGATCATCGCGCCCGGTGTCACCACGGACCAGCTGGACCAGGTCGCCCACGCGTACATGTGCGACCACGGCGCCTACCCGTCCACGCTCGGCTACCGGGGCTTCCCGAAGTCGCTGTGCACCTCGGTCAACGAGGTCATCTGCCACGGCATCCCGGACTCGACGGTCCTCAGGGACGGCGACATCGTCAACCTGGACGTCACGGCGTACATCGGCGGGGTGCACGGCGACAACAACGCCACCTACCTGGTGGGTGACGTGGACGAGGAGTCCCGGCTGCTGGTGGAGCGGACCCGGGAGTCGCTGAACCGGGCGATCAAGGCGGTCAGGCCGGGCCGGCAGATCAACGTCATCGGCCGGGTCATCGAGTCCTACGCCAAGCGGTTCGGCTACGGCGTCGTCCGTGACTTCACGGGTCACGGGATCAGCTCCTCGTTCCACTCCGGCCTGATCATCCCGCACTACGACAGCCCGCACGCGACGACCGTGATGCAGCCGGGGATGACCTTCACGATCGAGCCGATGCTGACGCTGGGCAGCCACGAGTACGACATGTGGGACGACGGCTGGACGGTCGTGACCAAGGACCGCAGGCGGACGGCCCAGTTCGAGCACACGCTGGTCGTGACGGAGACCGGGGCGGACATCCTCACCCTGCCGTGA
- a CDS encoding TetR/AcrR family transcriptional regulator has product MVKKPAPDATRRSEKSRRAIYAAALALVAEAGYPRTTVEGIAARAGVGKQTIYRWWGSKADVLLEAFLDLGEQMARTAGQEASAVPDTGDLAADLKAVLRATIDELLDPRFEVPARSLAAEGLVNEQVGREFVTKLLEPQLQLYVDRLRSAQATGAVRADVDPRIALELFVSPLAQRWLQRTGPISHDYTDTLVDYALHGIAPR; this is encoded by the coding sequence ATGGTCAAGAAGCCCGCCCCCGACGCCACCCGCCGCAGCGAGAAGTCCCGGCGGGCGATCTACGCCGCCGCCCTCGCCCTGGTCGCCGAGGCCGGGTACCCCAGGACCACCGTCGAGGGGATCGCCGCCCGGGCCGGGGTCGGCAAGCAGACCATCTACCGGTGGTGGGGTTCCAAGGCGGACGTCCTGCTGGAGGCCTTCCTCGACCTCGGCGAGCAGATGGCGCGGACGGCCGGGCAGGAGGCGTCCGCCGTCCCCGACACGGGCGATCTCGCCGCCGACCTCAAGGCGGTGCTGCGCGCCACGATCGACGAACTCCTCGACCCGCGCTTCGAGGTGCCCGCCCGCTCCCTGGCCGCCGAGGGCCTGGTCAACGAGCAGGTCGGCCGCGAGTTCGTCACCAAGCTCCTCGAACCCCAGCTCCAGCTCTACGTCGACCGGCTGCGCTCCGCGCAGGCCACCGGGGCGGTGCGCGCCGACGTCGACCCGCGTATCGCGCTGGAGCTGTTCGTCTCCCCGCTCGCCCAGCGGTGGCTGCAGCGCACCGGCCCGATCTCCCACGACTACACGGACACGCTGGTCGACTACGCGCTGCACGGCATCGCCCCGCGCTGA
- a CDS encoding MFS transporter: MPALLPDLAPWKASADFRRLWASGLISNFGSFLTFVALPVQLKDLTGSAAAVGAVGAVELIPLIVFGLYGGALADALDKRRLIVWTEAGQGLLSAALLVNALLPGPAVWPLYVVAALSSALVSVQRPALDSLLPRIVAHEHLPAAASLNSLRWTVGGVAGPAVAGVVVAYAGLGWAYAADLLTFALSLVFVVRIAPSPASHEAARPDLRAVAEGARYAWSRKELLGTYAVDLAAMFLAMPLAVLPFLADELHAAWSLGLMYATFPLGALLVSATSGWTSRVHRHGRMVVLSAALWGLAVTAAGLVGDVWLVLLLLTVAGACDMVSGIFRGAMWNQTIPDELRGRLAGIELLSYSVGPQLGQVRSGGVAAWAGVRTSVWSGGALCAGAMGLLALCLPGLMTYDARTNAHAVRLREQRAATAPARV; the protein is encoded by the coding sequence GTGCCCGCACTCCTGCCCGACCTCGCCCCCTGGAAAGCCTCCGCCGACTTCCGCAGGCTGTGGGCCTCCGGCCTGATCAGCAACTTCGGCAGCTTCCTGACCTTCGTCGCGCTGCCGGTGCAGCTCAAGGACCTGACCGGCTCCGCGGCGGCGGTGGGCGCCGTCGGCGCGGTGGAACTGATCCCGCTGATCGTCTTCGGGCTGTACGGCGGCGCGCTCGCCGACGCCCTGGACAAGCGGCGGCTGATCGTGTGGACGGAGGCGGGACAGGGCCTGCTCAGCGCCGCCCTGCTGGTGAACGCGCTGCTCCCCGGGCCCGCCGTGTGGCCGCTGTACGTGGTGGCGGCGCTCTCCTCCGCGCTGGTGTCGGTCCAGCGGCCCGCGCTGGACTCGCTGCTGCCGCGGATCGTGGCCCACGAGCACCTGCCCGCCGCCGCCTCCCTGAACTCGCTGCGCTGGACCGTGGGCGGGGTGGCCGGTCCCGCGGTCGCGGGGGTGGTCGTCGCCTACGCGGGCCTGGGCTGGGCCTACGCCGCCGACCTGCTGACCTTCGCGCTGTCGCTGGTATTCGTCGTCCGCATCGCGCCCTCCCCCGCCTCGCACGAGGCGGCCAGGCCGGATCTGCGGGCCGTCGCGGAGGGTGCCCGCTACGCCTGGAGCCGCAAGGAACTCCTCGGCACCTACGCGGTCGACCTCGCGGCGATGTTCCTGGCCATGCCGCTGGCCGTGCTGCCGTTCCTCGCCGACGAGCTGCACGCCGCGTGGTCGCTCGGACTGATGTACGCGACCTTCCCGCTGGGCGCGCTGCTGGTCAGCGCGACGAGCGGCTGGACCTCGCGGGTGCACCGGCACGGCCGCATGGTGGTGCTGTCGGCCGCGCTGTGGGGCCTGGCGGTCACCGCGGCGGGTCTGGTCGGCGACGTCTGGCTGGTGCTGCTGCTCCTGACCGTGGCCGGCGCCTGCGACATGGTCAGCGGGATCTTCCGGGGCGCGATGTGGAACCAGACGATCCCCGACGAGCTGCGCGGCCGCCTCGCCGGTATCGAGCTGCTGTCCTACTCGGTGGGACCGCAGCTCGGCCAGGTCCGCTCCGGCGGTGTCGCCGCCTGGGCGGGCGTGCGGACGTCCGTGTGGTCGGGCGGGGCGCTCTGCGCGGGCGCGATGGGGCTGCTGGCCCTGTGCCTGCCCGGACTGATGACCTACGACGCCCGGACCAACGCGCACGCGGTGCGGCTGCGCGAGCAGCGCGCCGCGACCGCGCCCGCGCGGGTGTGA